A single genomic interval of Streptomyces showdoensis harbors:
- a CDS encoding DUF1877 family protein, producing MHLRAAAQAEIRDDHSWLEAFMATAWAHHEVECAAGVAASIEKDFGLLHELCSAGADAAGWLPVFGGRQPAGAPADELPHPPLLLLEPAEVRTAAAFLAAVPFDGLWDAAGAKILASFGPGWAEALVVEVFRGHHRDLRAFYGRAAAAGHTVVKAGWFQGAATGG from the coding sequence ATGCATCTGCGCGCGGCGGCGCAGGCGGAGATCAGGGACGACCACTCCTGGCTCGAAGCCTTCATGGCCACCGCCTGGGCGCACCACGAGGTGGAGTGCGCGGCGGGGGTCGCCGCCTCGATCGAGAAGGACTTCGGTCTGCTCCACGAGCTCTGTTCGGCGGGCGCCGACGCAGCCGGGTGGCTGCCGGTGTTCGGCGGGCGGCAGCCGGCCGGGGCGCCGGCCGACGAGCTCCCGCACCCGCCGCTGCTCCTGCTCGAACCGGCCGAGGTCCGCACCGCCGCCGCGTTCCTGGCGGCCGTCCCCTTCGACGGGCTGTGGGACGCGGCGGGCGCCAAGATCCTCGCCTCCTTCGGCCCCGGCTGGGCGGAGGCCCTGGTCGTGGAGGTCTTCCGGGGCCACCACCGGGACCTGCGGGCCTTCTACGGGCGGGCCGCGGCGGCCGGGCACACGGTGGTGAAGGCGGGCTGGTTCCAGGGGGCGGCTACAGGAGGATGA
- a CDS encoding ABC transporter permease, translating into MLTVVWAGLRARWASFLGGSTALALGVGLLVVMGLGLSATAHAPERAPERFASSPVVVQGQDRLSVEVRRGPGTAVVGLPLDRPQPVDTELLRELRARWTVTAAGGPDAVGVDAPAAEVRALAAGRARVLTGAERRLADPGAGRDAQARVTLDALLGTAGGVTAFVSVFVVASTFAFAVALRGREYGLLRTAGATPGQVRRMLLGEAACVGVLASAAGCLLGALGAPWLGRVLVSGGVAPDGFAIGGAGGGVVWPFQAAFWTGVTVALAGAFAASRRAGRVGPAAALREADVDADVLPLGRALLGAVLLLGGLGLLVWTCATEPSELLKRKTYVTQPMPLIGGAALLAPLLVRPAARALRLPGAVGTLVRANGTAAVRRTAAVAAPVLVTVALTGTLLGSAATVTGAKAAEARGQTGAAYVTTGEDLPRTGGGSATGATSLFVRDGAEAVVGYRARAVADPAAWASYARLPVVAGDLRDLDDRSIVVNEEFERHAVGAAVEVWTADGRGPVRLRVAAVLARGTGSNGPFVTWANAPGATVDRIDADRPVPVPGGTVRTADAWAAAAFPESSGSSGPFGSFSGSPQTRLGLLLVLGIALVYTVIALANTLLMATSVRGRELASLRLAGATRPQVLRVVAGEALLAVGIGAVLGLAVASVCLGGLGAALAALSAPVALAVPWAPAGLAAGVCAVVAAVSSALPAWRLAR; encoded by the coding sequence GTGCTGACCGTCGTGTGGGCCGGGCTGCGGGCCCGCTGGGCCTCGTTCCTCGGCGGGTCCACCGCGCTCGCGCTGGGCGTCGGGCTGCTCGTGGTCATGGGACTCGGGCTGTCCGCCACCGCCCACGCGCCCGAGCGGGCGCCGGAGCGGTTCGCGTCCTCGCCCGTGGTCGTGCAGGGTCAGGACCGGCTCTCCGTCGAGGTGCGGCGCGGGCCGGGGACCGCCGTGGTCGGCCTGCCGCTGGACCGTCCACAGCCTGTGGACACCGAACTGCTGCGCGAGCTGCGGGCCCGCTGGACCGTCACCGCCGCAGGCGGGCCCGACGCCGTCGGGGTCGACGCCCCCGCCGCCGAGGTCCGGGCGCTGGCCGCCGGGCGGGCCCGGGTGCTGACCGGCGCCGAGCGGCGGCTGGCCGACCCCGGGGCCGGCCGGGACGCACAGGCCCGGGTCACCCTCGACGCCCTGCTCGGCACCGCCGGCGGCGTCACCGCGTTCGTCTCCGTCTTCGTGGTCGCCTCGACCTTCGCCTTCGCCGTCGCACTGCGCGGGCGCGAGTACGGGCTGCTGCGCACCGCCGGGGCCACCCCCGGGCAGGTGCGGCGGATGCTGCTCGGGGAGGCGGCCTGCGTCGGCGTCCTCGCCTCGGCCGCCGGGTGCCTGCTCGGGGCGCTGGGCGCGCCCTGGCTCGGCCGGGTCCTGGTGTCCGGCGGGGTGGCGCCCGACGGGTTCGCGATCGGCGGCGCGGGCGGCGGAGTCGTCTGGCCGTTCCAGGCGGCGTTCTGGACGGGGGTGACGGTCGCCCTCGCGGGCGCCTTCGCCGCCTCCCGGCGGGCCGGGCGGGTCGGTCCGGCGGCGGCGCTGCGCGAGGCGGACGTGGACGCCGACGTCCTCCCCCTCGGCCGGGCGCTGCTCGGCGCGGTCCTGCTGCTCGGCGGCCTCGGCCTGCTGGTGTGGACGTGCGCGACGGAGCCGTCCGAACTCCTGAAGCGCAAGACGTACGTCACCCAGCCCATGCCGCTGATCGGCGGCGCCGCCCTGCTCGCCCCGCTCCTCGTCCGCCCCGCCGCCCGGGCGCTGCGGCTGCCGGGGGCGGTCGGCACGCTCGTACGGGCGAACGGCACGGCGGCCGTGCGGCGGACCGCGGCGGTCGCCGCCCCGGTCCTGGTGACGGTCGCCCTCACGGGCACCCTGCTCGGCTCGGCGGCGACGGTGACCGGCGCGAAGGCGGCGGAGGCGCGGGGGCAGACGGGCGCCGCGTACGTCACGACGGGCGAGGACCTGCCGCGGACCGGCGGCGGGTCGGCCACCGGGGCGACCTCCCTGTTCGTACGGGACGGGGCGGAGGCCGTGGTCGGGTACCGGGCGCGGGCCGTGGCCGACCCCGCCGCCTGGGCCTCGTACGCCCGGCTGCCGGTCGTCGCGGGCGACCTGCGGGACCTGGACGACCGGTCGATCGTCGTGAACGAGGAATTCGAGCGGCACGCGGTCGGCGCGGCGGTGGAGGTGTGGACGGCGGACGGCCGGGGGCCGGTGCGGCTGCGGGTCGCGGCGGTGCTCGCACGCGGGACCGGCTCCAACGGGCCGTTCGTGACCTGGGCGAACGCCCCGGGCGCGACGGTGGACCGGATCGACGCCGACCGGCCGGTGCCCGTGCCAGGCGGCACCGTGCGCACCGCCGACGCGTGGGCGGCGGCGGCCTTCCCGGAGTCGTCCGGCTCGTCCGGTCCCTTCGGCTCCTTCTCCGGCAGCCCGCAGACCCGCCTCGGTCTCCTCCTGGTGCTCGGCATCGCCCTCGTCTACACGGTGATCGCCCTCGCCAACACGCTGCTCATGGCCACCTCCGTGCGCGGCCGCGAGCTGGCCTCCCTGCGGCTGGCCGGGGCCACCCGGCCGCAGGTGCTGCGGGTGGTAGCGGGCGAGGCGCTGCTGGCCGTCGGGATCGGCGCGGTCCTGGGCCTGGCGGTCGCCTCGGTCTGTCTCGGCGGTCTGGGCGCCGCGCTCGCGGCCCTCTCCGCGCCGGTCGCGCTCGCCGTGCCGTGGGCGCCGGCGGGGCTCGCCGCGGGGGTGTGCGCGGTGGTCGCGGCGGTCTCCTCGGCGCTCCCCGCGTGGCGGCTCGCGCGCTGA
- a CDS encoding ABC transporter ATP-binding protein encodes MTTYAVRLRGLRRHHRDVHALDGVDLDFPTGTFTAVMGPSGSGKSTLLQCAAGLDRPTAGTVEVDGVALDGLSERRLTLLRRDRIGFVFQSFNLLPSLTAAQNVALPLLLAGRRPSRARVREALARVGLAGRERHRPGELSGGQQQRVALARALITAPAVLFGDEPTGALDSTTGREVLDLLRGLVDHDGRTIVMVTHDPVAAARADRVVFLADGRVRGELLGPTAATVAGRMAGLEGVPC; translated from the coding sequence ATGACCACCTACGCCGTCCGGCTCCGCGGCCTGCGCCGCCACCACCGGGACGTCCACGCCCTCGACGGCGTCGACCTCGACTTCCCCACCGGGACCTTCACCGCCGTCATGGGACCCTCCGGCTCCGGGAAGTCCACGCTGCTCCAGTGCGCGGCCGGGCTCGACCGGCCGACGGCCGGGACCGTCGAGGTCGACGGGGTCGCCCTCGACGGCCTGAGCGAGCGGCGGCTCACGCTGCTGCGGCGGGACCGGATCGGTTTCGTCTTCCAGTCGTTCAACCTGCTGCCCTCGCTGACCGCCGCCCAGAACGTGGCCCTGCCCCTGCTGCTCGCCGGGCGCCGCCCGTCCCGGGCCCGGGTGCGGGAGGCCCTGGCCCGGGTCGGGCTCGCGGGGCGCGAGCGGCACCGGCCGGGCGAGCTGTCCGGCGGCCAGCAGCAGCGGGTCGCGCTGGCCCGTGCGCTGATCACCGCGCCCGCGGTCCTCTTCGGCGACGAGCCGACCGGCGCGCTCGACTCCACGACCGGCCGCGAGGTCCTCGACCTGCTGCGCGGGCTCGTCGACCACGACGGCCGGACGATCGTCATGGTCACCCACGACCCGGTGGCCGCGGCCCGCGCGGACCGGGTGGTCTTCCTGGCCGACGGGCGGGTCCGGGGGGAGCTGCTCGGGCCGACGGCGGCGACGGTCGCGGGGCGGATGGCGGGACTGGAGGGCGTGCCGTGCTGA
- a CDS encoding DUF2786 domain-containing protein: protein MGRGTGTGRGSGDGARDGAGEAARTVEAALGALYGNDDRALDTAASLLAAAPGADAELARRGEEFVRSLWTRGWQPADLARAARRELAEEHVRLLSGIVRAETARYERLPHRWRAQLDALEPEGWTADRFSYATAVLELYRLLVRLPRLDAVGPVPGEPLPPPVAGEPKTLGRIRALLAKAEATTYAEEAEALTAKAQELMARHSLDEATLAAGAPSPETPGALRIGVDAPYEQAKAILLDAVATANHCRAVWNDGLGFSTVVGFEADLDPVELLYTSLLVQGTAAMTRAEAEQRAGGRKRTKSFRQSFLLAYANRLGARLSATSRRVAAEAPTLLPALATREVAVSARTDELFPETRTSRVRAAWDEEGWSHGTTAADRAGLGAPGRGEIR, encoded by the coding sequence ATGGGCAGGGGCACGGGTACGGGCAGAGGGAGCGGCGACGGCGCCCGCGACGGCGCGGGCGAGGCCGCCCGGACCGTCGAGGCGGCGCTCGGGGCGCTGTACGGGAACGACGACAGGGCGCTGGACACGGCGGCCTCGCTGCTCGCCGCCGCCCCCGGCGCCGACGCCGAACTCGCCCGGCGCGGCGAGGAGTTCGTCCGCTCCCTGTGGACCCGCGGCTGGCAGCCGGCCGACCTCGCCCGTGCGGCCCGCCGCGAGCTGGCGGAGGAGCACGTCCGGCTCCTCTCCGGGATCGTCCGCGCCGAGACGGCCCGCTACGAGCGCCTCCCGCACCGCTGGCGGGCGCAGCTCGACGCGCTCGAACCGGAGGGCTGGACCGCCGACCGCTTCTCGTACGCGACCGCCGTCCTGGAGCTGTACCGGCTCCTGGTCCGGCTGCCCCGCCTCGACGCGGTCGGCCCGGTGCCGGGCGAACCGCTGCCGCCGCCCGTCGCGGGCGAGCCCAAGACGCTGGGCCGGATCCGCGCGCTGCTCGCGAAGGCCGAGGCGACCACGTACGCGGAGGAGGCCGAGGCCCTGACCGCCAAGGCCCAGGAGCTGATGGCCCGCCACAGCCTCGACGAGGCGACCCTGGCGGCGGGCGCGCCCTCGCCGGAGACGCCGGGGGCGCTCCGGATCGGCGTCGACGCGCCGTACGAGCAGGCGAAGGCGATCCTGCTGGACGCGGTGGCGACGGCGAACCACTGCCGGGCCGTGTGGAACGACGGCCTCGGCTTCTCGACGGTCGTCGGCTTCGAGGCCGACCTGGATCCGGTGGAGCTGCTCTACACCTCGCTGCTCGTGCAGGGCACCGCCGCGATGACCCGGGCGGAGGCGGAGCAGCGGGCGGGCGGCCGCAAGCGCACCAAGTCCTTCCGCCAGTCCTTCCTCCTCGCCTACGCGAACCGGCTCGGCGCCCGCCTCTCCGCCACCTCCCGCCGCGTCGCCGCCGAGGCCCCGACCCTCCTCCCCGCCCTCGCCACCCGTGAGGTCGCGGTCTCCGCCCGCACCGACGAACTCTTTCCCGAGACCCGCACCAGCAGGGTGCGGGCCGCTTGGGACGAGGAGGGCTGGTCGCACGGCACGACGGCGGCCGACCGGGCGGGCCTGGGGGCGCCGGGGCGGGGCGAGATCCGCTGA
- a CDS encoding SGNH/GDSL hydrolase family protein, with product MFHLKTSFVRRAALGALAALTLAAAVPGGAAAAAPEPVQWAALGDSYTSGVFVGDPSPALGSTDRDGCDRSTGAYPNLVAAGLAATPPGGRAVTLTDVSCGAATIAEIASARQTPISPVEPPEGGWPGVAEQVRRAGLGARTDVVTIGIGGNSLPFGKMFTSCLLLGFGQADDATPCRDAYEGGGPVLDQESIHDKYDRVTREYARMLRAVRQAAPHARIITVGYPTIVPEDGTSCDRRDTHELAVDVEGAGRLAATHGDVAWLHEVNTHLNSIIEAITELSDGTFVDTATGSVGHDACQPKGAKWVEGVCGEAGPYWPSGLAVGFLALKCSDGDRATLVHPNAAGHRHTAARVEAAVRAALTPTST from the coding sequence GTGTTCCACCTCAAGACTTCCTTCGTGCGGAGGGCCGCTCTCGGCGCGCTCGCCGCGCTGACGCTCGCGGCCGCCGTTCCCGGAGGTGCCGCCGCGGCGGCACCCGAGCCGGTCCAGTGGGCGGCGCTGGGCGACTCGTACACGTCCGGCGTGTTCGTGGGCGACCCCAGCCCCGCGCTCGGCAGCACGGACCGGGACGGCTGCGACCGCAGCACGGGTGCCTACCCGAACCTCGTCGCGGCCGGGCTGGCGGCCACCCCGCCGGGCGGCCGGGCGGTGACGCTGACGGACGTCAGCTGCGGCGCCGCCACCATCGCCGAGATCGCCTCCGCCCGGCAGACCCCGATCAGCCCGGTCGAGCCCCCCGAGGGCGGCTGGCCCGGCGTGGCCGAGCAGGTGCGGCGGGCCGGGCTGGGCGCGCGCACGGACGTGGTCACGATCGGCATCGGCGGCAACAGCCTGCCCTTCGGCAAGATGTTCACGTCCTGCCTGCTCCTGGGCTTCGGCCAGGCGGACGACGCCACCCCGTGCCGGGACGCGTACGAGGGCGGCGGCCCGGTCCTGGACCAGGAGTCGATCCACGACAAGTACGACCGGGTCACCCGGGAGTACGCGCGCATGCTCCGGGCGGTGCGGCAGGCGGCTCCCCACGCCAGGATCATCACGGTCGGCTACCCCACGATCGTCCCCGAGGACGGCACGTCCTGTGACCGCCGGGACACCCACGAGCTCGCCGTGGACGTCGAGGGCGCCGGCCGGCTCGCGGCCACCCACGGGGACGTCGCCTGGCTGCACGAGGTGAACACCCACCTCAACTCGATCATCGAGGCGATCACCGAGCTGAGCGACGGCACCTTCGTCGACACCGCGACCGGCAGCGTCGGTCACGACGCCTGTCAGCCGAAGGGCGCCAAGTGGGTCGAGGGCGTCTGCGGCGAGGCCGGTCCGTACTGGCCGAGCGGGCTCGCCGTCGGCTTCCTCGCCCTGAAGTGCTCCGACGGCGACCGGGCCACGCTCGTGCACCCCAACGCCGCGGGTCACCGCCACACGGCCGCCCGGGTCGAGGCGGCGGTCCGGGCGGCGCTGACGCCGACCTCGACCTGA
- a CDS encoding FUSC family protein — MSWLRALKETARSGLSVERRRLEPAVAARGALGLALVVGVSLALFGPAVAASSAFGAFQAAIATFQRSYRPRPTLALASGASLAVSTFLGYLTASHPVPFLILLGLWTFLAGLAWAVGPTVGIIAASNVAIMLVTVTLPTSVATAAGHAAMIAVGGLVQAALIVTMPVRRWGAQRDALADALAAVADYARRLRHDPTASFDPVPLMTARSAAAVTPRQARRRPAELHGARGLAERIRPVLASLADPAVGAPAEGPERDRVRELLAAAGELLDAAAHAIRHGEPVDLPPAAVAALRTPDTGAILTGAPRRAATRLAALLGDVVETAEPRTETAAEARSRPTLVRLVPVALGRMRAELRHESPILRHAIRVTAVACAGYLIGTALPLGHGYWAPMASVMVMRPDFSQTYARSVARFGGTLVGVTLASGIVQAAHPGAYGSAALAVVCAFGMYLLMRTGYAASQVFVAAYVVFLLGMAGEGLSQTIRDRVLLTLLGGVLAMLAYAVYPAWETPRLRGRLADWLVADGRYAASVVAHYADPAGPSCPDVREALLGTRAARIGWQEGLARATHEPVRHRGLSHAAADDAEHALAQLGRVAMLLEAHLPERGAPPVPEAAALAEALRRSTERGAKAVRERKAPRWDDLRATVDAWSAGEGAPDHFLLRKGAPLLLEALDDLTTALTETSRVKD; from the coding sequence ATGAGCTGGCTCCGGGCGCTGAAGGAGACCGCGCGCTCGGGGCTCTCCGTCGAGCGACGGCGACTGGAGCCCGCCGTGGCCGCGCGCGGGGCGCTGGGCCTGGCGCTCGTCGTCGGGGTGTCGCTCGCGCTGTTCGGGCCCGCGGTGGCGGCCTCGTCCGCGTTCGGCGCGTTCCAGGCGGCGATCGCGACCTTCCAGCGCTCGTACCGCCCCCGCCCCACCCTCGCGCTGGCCTCCGGCGCGAGCCTCGCCGTGTCGACCTTCCTCGGCTACCTCACCGCCTCCCACCCGGTCCCCTTCCTGATCCTGCTCGGCCTGTGGACCTTCCTCGCGGGCCTGGCCTGGGCGGTCGGCCCCACCGTCGGCATCATCGCCGCCTCCAACGTGGCGATCATGCTGGTCACGGTCACCCTGCCGACCTCGGTCGCCACCGCCGCCGGCCACGCCGCGATGATCGCCGTCGGCGGTCTCGTCCAGGCCGCGCTGATCGTCACCATGCCGGTGCGCCGCTGGGGCGCCCAGCGCGACGCGCTCGCCGACGCGCTCGCGGCCGTGGCCGACTACGCCCGGCGGCTGCGCCACGACCCGACCGCCTCCTTCGACCCCGTGCCGCTGATGACGGCCCGCAGCGCCGCCGCCGTCACCCCGCGCCAGGCCCGCCGCCGGCCCGCCGAACTGCACGGGGCGCGCGGCCTCGCCGAGCGGATCCGGCCGGTGCTCGCCTCCCTCGCCGACCCGGCCGTCGGCGCGCCCGCCGAGGGCCCGGAACGGGACCGGGTGCGCGAGCTGCTGGCCGCGGCGGGCGAGCTGCTGGACGCCGCCGCGCACGCGATCCGGCACGGCGAACCGGTCGACCTGCCGCCCGCCGCCGTCGCCGCGCTGCGCACGCCGGACACCGGGGCGATCCTGACCGGCGCGCCCCGCCGGGCCGCGACCCGGCTCGCCGCGCTGCTCGGCGACGTCGTGGAGACCGCCGAGCCCCGCACCGAGACGGCCGCCGAGGCCCGCAGCCGCCCGACCCTGGTGCGGCTGGTCCCGGTGGCGCTCGGGAGGATGCGCGCCGAGCTGCGCCACGAGTCGCCGATCCTGCGCCACGCGATCCGGGTCACGGCGGTGGCCTGCGCCGGCTACCTGATCGGCACCGCCCTGCCCCTCGGGCACGGTTACTGGGCGCCGATGGCCTCGGTGATGGTGATGCGCCCGGACTTCTCGCAGACGTACGCGCGCTCCGTCGCCCGCTTCGGCGGCACCCTCGTCGGCGTCACCCTCGCCTCCGGCATCGTGCAGGCCGCGCACCCGGGCGCGTACGGCTCGGCGGCGCTCGCGGTGGTCTGCGCGTTCGGGATGTACCTGCTGATGCGCACGGGCTACGCGGCCAGCCAGGTCTTCGTCGCCGCGTACGTCGTCTTCCTGCTCGGCATGGCCGGCGAGGGCCTCTCCCAGACCATCCGCGACCGGGTCCTGCTGACCCTCCTCGGCGGCGTCCTCGCGATGCTCGCGTACGCGGTCTACCCGGCCTGGGAGACGCCCCGGCTGCGCGGCCGGCTGGCGGACTGGCTGGTGGCCGACGGGCGGTACGCGGCCTCCGTCGTCGCCCACTACGCCGACCCGGCCGGACCCTCCTGCCCCGACGTGCGCGAGGCGCTGCTCGGTACCCGCGCCGCCCGGATCGGGTGGCAGGAGGGGCTGGCCCGGGCCACCCACGAGCCGGTCCGCCACCGGGGCCTGTCGCACGCGGCGGCGGACGACGCCGAGCACGCCCTGGCCCAGCTGGGCCGGGTCGCCATGCTCCTGGAGGCCCATCTGCCCGAGCGCGGCGCCCCGCCCGTCCCGGAGGCCGCGGCCCTCGCGGAGGCGCTGCGGCGCTCCACCGAGCGGGGCGCGAAGGCGGTCCGGGAGCGCAAGGCGCCCCGCTGGGACGACCTGCGGGCGACGGTCGACGCCTGGTCGGCGGGGGAGGGGGCCCCGGACCACTTCCTGCTGCGCAAGGGCGCCCCGCTCCTCCTGGAGGCGCTCGACGACCTGACGACGGCGCTGACGGAGACGTCCCGGGTCAAGGACTAG
- the rpsN gene encoding 30S ribosomal protein S14, with the protein MAKASKIARNERRRRVVARYAERRAELKEIVRRPATPGADREAALRELRRQPRDASPTRLRNRDAVDGRPRGHLRKFGLSRVRLRELAHAGMLPGVRKSSW; encoded by the coding sequence ATGGCCAAGGCGAGCAAGATCGCGCGCAACGAGCGGCGTCGGCGCGTCGTGGCCCGGTACGCCGAGCGCCGCGCCGAGCTGAAGGAGATCGTCCGCCGCCCGGCGACGCCCGGGGCCGACCGGGAGGCGGCCCTGCGCGAACTGCGCCGCCAGCCGCGCGACGCGAGCCCCACCCGGCTCCGCAACCGCGACGCCGTCGACGGGCGCCCCCGCGGCCACCTGCGCAAGTTCGGCCTCTCCCGGGTCCGACTGCGGGAGCTGGCCCACGCGGGGATGCTGCCGGGGGTGCGCAAGTCGTCCTGGTGA
- the rpmB gene encoding 50S ribosomal protein L28, translating into MSAHCQLTGARPGFGNRVSHSHRRTSRRFDPNIQRKRYWLPSEGRHVRLTLSVRGIRTVDAIGVEAAVARIRARGVRV; encoded by the coding sequence ATGTCCGCCCACTGCCAGCTCACCGGGGCGCGGCCCGGCTTCGGCAACCGCGTCTCGCACTCCCACCGGCGCACCTCCCGCCGCTTCGACCCCAACATCCAGCGCAAGCGCTACTGGCTCCCGAGCGAGGGGCGTCACGTGCGCCTCACCCTGAGCGTGCGCGGGATCCGGACCGTCGACGCGATCGGCGTGGAGGCGGCCGTGGCCCGCATCCGCGCCCGGGGGGTGCGGGTCTGA
- the rpmG gene encoding 50S ribosomal protein L33: protein MARNELRPIVKLRSTAGTGYTYVTRKNRRNDPERLTLRKYDPVARRHVDFREER from the coding sequence ATGGCCCGCAACGAACTCCGCCCGATCGTGAAACTCCGGTCCACCGCAGGAACCGGCTACACCTACGTCACCCGCAAGAACCGCCGCAACGATCCCGAGCGTCTGACCCTGCGCAAGTACGACCCGGTCGCCCGCCGCCACGTCGACTTCCGAGAGGAGCGCTGA
- a CDS encoding type B 50S ribosomal protein L31 yields MKPGIHPPYGPVVFRDKAGGFAFLTRSTLTSDRTVEWEDGHTYPVVDVEISSASHPFYTGTARVLDTAGRVERFEKRYGRRNPPAGGGAA; encoded by the coding sequence ATGAAGCCCGGAATCCACCCCCCGTACGGCCCCGTCGTCTTCCGCGACAAGGCCGGCGGCTTCGCCTTCCTCACCCGCTCCACCCTCACCTCCGACCGGACCGTCGAGTGGGAGGACGGGCACACCTATCCGGTCGTCGACGTCGAGATCTCCTCGGCGAGCCACCCCTTCTACACCGGCACGGCCCGGGTCCTGGACACCGCGGGGCGCGTCGAGCGTTTCGAGAAGCGGTACGGGCGGCGCAACCCGCCCGCCGGGGGAGGGGCGGCCTGA
- a CDS encoding DUF397 domain-containing protein, with amino-acid sequence MAATELRGVVWQKSRHSNSQGSCVEFAKLPGGDVAVRNSRHPEGPALVYTPAEIEALLLGVKDGEFDHLV; translated from the coding sequence ATGGCGGCCACGGAGCTTCGTGGTGTCGTGTGGCAGAAGAGCCGGCACAGCAACTCCCAGGGGTCCTGCGTGGAGTTCGCCAAGCTGCCCGGGGGTGACGTCGCGGTGCGCAACTCGCGCCATCCCGAAGGCCCCGCGCTCGTCTACACGCCCGCCGAGATAGAGGCCCTCCTCCTCGGCGTCAAGGACGGGGAGTTCGACCACCTGGTGTGA
- a CDS encoding ATP-binding protein encodes MGPNGSTMLEPLRQGLPPIDPAAVSNSASCALPPRYEAVRGARKFTSRTLTNWDLADRFDDVALVVSELVTNALRHAVPAESTSAYEEGLNPPVRLHLMRWASRLVCAVRDPSQESPEAREGGEDFAAESGRGLFLVESFSDSWGWHPLAGTLHGKVVWALFRLGPE; translated from the coding sequence ATGGGACCGAATGGATCGACCATGCTCGAGCCGTTACGGCAGGGTCTCCCGCCGATCGATCCCGCGGCCGTCTCCAACTCCGCCTCCTGCGCGCTGCCGCCCCGCTACGAAGCGGTGCGCGGCGCACGGAAGTTCACCAGTCGGACGCTCACCAACTGGGACCTCGCGGACCGCTTCGACGACGTGGCCCTGGTGGTCTCGGAGCTCGTCACCAACGCGCTGCGGCACGCGGTGCCGGCGGAATCGACCTCGGCGTACGAGGAAGGCCTGAATCCACCGGTCCGCCTGCACCTCATGCGCTGGGCCTCACGCCTGGTGTGCGCCGTGCGCGACCCCAGCCAGGAGAGCCCGGAGGCGCGCGAGGGCGGCGAGGACTTCGCCGCCGAGTCGGGCCGCGGGCTGTTCCTGGTGGAGTCCTTCAGCGACAGCTGGGGCTGGCACCCGCTGGCGGGCACGCTGCACGGCAAGGTGGTGTGGGCGCTGTTCCGGCTGGGACCGGAGTAG
- a CDS encoding helix-turn-helix transcriptional regulator translates to MTAGESSGASGSVVRRILLGSQLRRLRESRGITREAAGYSIRASESKISRMELGRVSFKARDVEDLLTLYGVGDETERGSLLGLAREANVAGWWHSFGDVLPGWFQTYIGLEGAASLIRIYEVQFIHGLLQTEAYAQAVVTRGMPGAPRAEIERRVALRLERQKVLVSERAPQFHAVLDEAALRRPYGDRSVMQGQLRHLIEISEHPNVTLQVMPFSFGGHAGESGSFTMLSFPESDLSDVVYLEQLTSALYLDKREEVAQYARVMERLREDSPDPAESRDLLRGLLQLS, encoded by the coding sequence GTGACGGCAGGCGAATCGAGCGGGGCGAGCGGGAGCGTGGTGCGCCGCATCCTGCTGGGCTCCCAGTTGAGGCGACTGCGCGAATCGCGTGGCATCACCCGGGAGGCGGCCGGTTATTCGATCCGCGCGTCCGAATCCAAGATCAGCCGTATGGAGTTGGGAAGGGTGAGCTTCAAGGCCAGGGACGTCGAGGATCTGCTCACGCTCTACGGGGTCGGCGACGAGACCGAGCGCGGCTCGCTCCTCGGCCTGGCCCGCGAGGCGAACGTGGCCGGCTGGTGGCACAGCTTCGGCGACGTGCTGCCGGGCTGGTTCCAGACCTACATCGGCCTCGAAGGCGCCGCCTCCCTCATCCGCATCTACGAGGTCCAGTTCATCCACGGACTGCTGCAGACCGAGGCCTACGCCCAGGCCGTCGTCACCCGGGGCATGCCCGGCGCCCCGCGCGCCGAGATCGAGCGCCGGGTCGCGCTGCGCCTGGAGCGCCAGAAGGTCCTGGTCTCCGAGCGCGCCCCGCAGTTCCACGCCGTGCTCGACGAGGCCGCGCTGCGCCGCCCGTACGGCGACCGGTCCGTCATGCAGGGCCAGTTGAGGCACCTCATCGAGATCTCCGAGCACCCCAACGTCACGCTCCAGGTGATGCCCTTCAGCTTCGGCGGCCACGCGGGCGAGAGCGGCTCCTTCACCATGCTGAGCTTCCCGGAGTCCGACCTCTCCGACGTCGTCTACCTGGAACAGCTGACCAGCGCCCTCTACCTCGACAAGCGCGAGGAGGTCGCCCAGTACGCCCGGGTGATGGAGCGGCTGCGCGAGGACAGCCCCGACCCGGCGGAAAGTCGGGACCTTCTGCGGGGACTCCTCCAACTCTCCTGA